A window of Ictidomys tridecemlineatus isolate mIctTri1 chromosome 1, mIctTri1.hap1, whole genome shotgun sequence contains these coding sequences:
- the Adirf gene encoding adipogenesis regulatory factor: protein MASKSFKDLKQQAEGTAQEAVTAVGEAGQHVLNQATEAGQKAMDNLGKSTQEAIDKAANQASDSVSGLGKKFGLQK from the exons ATGGCCAGCAAGAGTTTTAAGGACTTGAAGCAGCAGGCGGAAGGGACAGCCCAGGAAGCAG TGACAGCAGTCGGTGAAGCAGGGCAGCATGTACTAAATCAGGCCACAGAGGCTGGACAGAAAG CCATGGACAATCTTGGCAAGTCTACCCAGGAAGCCATAGACAAAGCTGCTAACCAGGCCTCTGACAGCGTCTCTGGTCTAGGGAAGAAATTTGGCCTTCAGAAATGA
- the Sncg gene encoding gamma-synuclein — MDVFKKGFSIAKEGVVGAVEKTKQGVTEAAEKTKEGVMYVGAKTKENVVQSVTSVAEKTKEQANAVSEAVVSSVNTVATKTVEEAEKVVVTTGVVRKEDLEQPAPKQEDQAAEEEEVAEEAKSGGN, encoded by the exons ATGGATGTCTTCAAGAAGGGCTTCTCCATCGCCAAGGAGGGCGTGGTGGGCGCAGTGGAGAAAACCAAGCAGGGGGTGACAGAGGCTGCCGAGAAGACCAAGGAGGGGGTCATGTATGTGG GAGCCAAGACcaaggaaaatgtggtacagaGCGTGACCTCAG TGGCCGAGAAAACCAAGGAGCAGGCCAACGCTGTGAGTGAGGCTGTGGTCTCCAGCGTCAATACTGTGGCCACCAAGACCGTGGAGGAGGCGGAGAAAGTTGTGGTCACCACCGGGGTGGTGCGCAAG GAGGACTTGGAACAACCTGCCCCTAAACAGGAAGACCAGGCAGCCGAAGAGGAAGAAGTGGCTGAGGAG GCCAAGAGTGGGGGAAACTAA